From the Helicoverpa armigera isolate CAAS_96S chromosome 27, ASM3070526v1, whole genome shotgun sequence genome, one window contains:
- the LOC135118868 gene encoding histone H1-like has translation MPPSPSDGMLITKAEKKLTTKIMINQALMDLNSRKGVSLYAIKKYIQEKYNVDTEKLNFHMKKYIKKAVEEGKIVQMKGIGASGSFKLVPVKEKKPKPKKMLKRKEKRKSRKKKKTKEISKTKDEAEKS, from the coding sequence ATGCCGCCAAGTCCTTCGGATGGAATGTTAATTACAAAAGCAGAAAAGAAACTAACCACGAAGATAATGATTAATCAAGCTTTGATGGATCTTAATAGCAGGAAAGGCGTCTCTCTTTACGCAATTAAGAAGTATATACAAGAAAAATACAACGTTGATACGGAAAAGTTAAACTTTCATATGAAAAAGTACATAAAGAAGGCAGTTGAAGAGGGCAAAATCGTTCAAATGAAAGGAATCGGCGCTTCTGGGTCCTTCAAGCTAGTTCCAGTAAAGGAAAAGAAACCTAAACCCAAAAAGATGttaaagagaaaagaaaaacgaaaatccagaaaaaagaagaaaactaaAGAAATATCTAAGACTAAGGACGAAGcagaaaaaagttaa